From a single Candidatus Cetobacterium colombiensis genomic region:
- a CDS encoding ribonucleotide-diphosphate reductase subunit beta, whose translation MDRKKLFNPLGDDSLSERRVIKGDSTNIFNLNNVKYQWANHLYRTMMGNFWIPEKIDLTQDKNDYGNLTDEEKDAYDGILSFLIFLDSIQTNNIPNVSDYITAPEINLILSIQTFQEAIHSQSYQYIIESILPKEIRNSIYDKWRDDKVLFERNSYIAKIYQTFLEDSSDRNFAKVIIADYLLEAIYFYNGFNFFYLLASRNRMMGTSDIIKLINRDELSHVVIFQQLIREINNENSNFFDEELVYEMFKTAVEQEISWTNHIIGNGILGITEDTTERYTKWLANERLKAIGLKPLYDGFDKNPYRHLEKFADTEGEGNVKANFFEGTVTSYNMSSSVEGWDEF comes from the coding sequence GTGGATAGAAAAAAACTTTTTAATCCTCTAGGAGATGATTCTTTATCTGAAAGAAGAGTTATAAAGGGAGATAGTACAAATATATTTAACTTAAATAATGTTAAATATCAATGGGCAAACCATCTTTATAGAACAATGATGGGAAACTTTTGGATACCGGAAAAAATAGATTTAACTCAAGATAAAAATGATTATGGAAATTTAACGGATGAAGAGAAGGACGCTTATGATGGTATACTGTCTTTTTTAATTTTTTTAGATAGTATTCAAACAAATAATATTCCTAATGTTTCAGATTATATAACTGCTCCTGAAATAAATTTGATTTTATCAATCCAAACTTTTCAAGAAGCAATACACTCACAGTCTTATCAATATATAATTGAATCAATTCTTCCTAAAGAGATTAGAAATTCAATTTATGATAAATGGAGAGATGATAAAGTACTTTTTGAAAGAAATAGTTATATAGCTAAAATATATCAAACGTTTTTAGAGGATTCTAGTGATAGAAATTTTGCAAAAGTTATTATAGCTGACTATCTTTTAGAGGCGATATATTTTTATAACGGATTTAATTTCTTTTATTTATTAGCAAGTAGAAATAGAATGATGGGGACATCAGATATAATTAAATTAATAAATAGAGATGAGTTATCCCATGTAGTTATTTTTCAACAATTAATTAGAGAGATTAACAATGAAAATAGTAATTTCTTTGATGAGGAACTTGTTTATGAAATGTTTAAAACTGCTGTTGAACAGGAGATAAGCTGGACAAATCATATAATAGGAAATGGAATACTGGGAATAACAGAAGATACGACAGAGAGATATACAAAGTGGTTAGCTAATGAAAGATTAAAAGCTATTGGACTAAAACCTTTGTATGATGGCTTTGATAAAAATCCATATAGACATCTAGAGAAATTTGCTGATACTGAAGGAGAGGGAAATGTAAAAGCGAACTTCTTTGAAGGAACAGTAACGAGCTATAATATGAGCTCTTCTGTTGAAGGATGGGATGAATTTTAG
- a CDS encoding ribonucleoside-diphosphate reductase subunit alpha: MRQVINRAGVRENLDITKIREKLLRACQDLEVNMVELESHIESIYQNDITTKKIQESLINQAVSMTSFEESDWTYVAGRLLMMETEREVYHKRGFSYGNFYKTVKTLVELGVYDKRLGDYTKEEIEELEKSMDVSRDMMYDYAGANMFVNRYLLKYDGKIYELPQEVFMCIAMLLAVNEENKVAIAKKFYEALSLKKISLATPILANLRVPNGNLSSCFITAMDDNIESIFYNVDTVAKISKNGGGVGLNISRIRAKNSMVNGYYNASGGVVPWIKIINDTAVAVNQQGRRAGAVTVALDSWHLDIEYFLELQTENGDQRGKAYDIYPQVVLSDLFMERVENDLTWTLIDPYEIRKKYDVELCEVYGEQFEKLYKTIEKDEKIKLKKVIKARELFKEIMKVQIETGMPYIFFKDRANFMNHNSHAGMIGNGNLCMESFSNFSPSVNFKEEVVGENGIRKTKLGEVHTCNLVSMNLAEIEKYELEVIVDTAVRILDNTIDLTKTPIKESDKHNLSYRTIGVGTMGLADYLAREFMIYEESLNEIDELFQEIAMYSIKASALLAKERGAYPMFKGSLWDQGLFFQKNKQWYMENSNLAKEWDEVFQLVENYGLRNGELTAIAPNTSTSLLMGSTASVNPTFSRFYIEKNQKGAVPRVVKHLKDRAWFYPEFKNVNPQTYVKIMSRIGKWITQGVSMELIFDLNKDIKAKDIYETFLTAWKEGCKSVYYIRTIQRNTNIVNEKEECESCSG, encoded by the coding sequence ATGAGACAGGTTATTAATAGAGCTGGGGTTAGAGAAAATTTAGATATAACTAAAATAAGAGAAAAACTTTTAAGAGCTTGTCAAGATTTAGAAGTAAATATGGTAGAGTTAGAAAGCCACATAGAGTCAATATATCAAAATGATATAACAACAAAAAAGATTCAAGAATCACTTATAAATCAGGCTGTTTCTATGACAAGTTTTGAAGAAAGTGATTGGACTTATGTTGCAGGAAGACTTTTAATGATGGAAACTGAAAGAGAAGTTTATCATAAAAGAGGATTCTCTTATGGAAATTTTTATAAAACTGTTAAAACTTTAGTAGAATTAGGAGTTTATGATAAAAGGTTAGGAGATTATACTAAAGAAGAAATTGAAGAGCTTGAAAAATCTATGGATGTATCAAGAGATATGATGTACGACTACGCTGGTGCAAATATGTTTGTAAATAGATATCTGCTAAAATATGATGGAAAGATATACGAGTTACCACAAGAGGTATTTATGTGCATAGCAATGCTTTTAGCAGTAAATGAAGAAAATAAAGTGGCTATAGCTAAAAAGTTTTATGAGGCTTTATCTTTAAAGAAAATTTCTTTAGCAACACCTATTTTAGCAAATTTAAGAGTTCCAAATGGAAATTTATCTTCTTGTTTTATAACTGCTATGGATGATAATATAGAATCTATTTTTTATAACGTAGATACTGTTGCTAAAATTAGTAAAAATGGTGGTGGAGTTGGATTAAATATATCTAGAATTAGAGCTAAAAATTCAATGGTAAATGGTTACTATAATGCTAGTGGAGGCGTTGTTCCGTGGATAAAAATTATAAATGATACTGCTGTAGCAGTGAATCAACAAGGAAGAAGAGCTGGAGCAGTTACAGTTGCCTTAGATTCTTGGCATCTAGATATAGAGTATTTTCTAGAACTCCAAACAGAGAATGGTGACCAAAGAGGAAAGGCTTATGATATTTATCCTCAAGTTGTACTTTCAGATTTATTTATGGAAAGAGTGGAAAATGATTTAACTTGGACTTTAATAGATCCGTATGAAATTAGAAAAAAATATGATGTGGAATTATGTGAAGTCTACGGAGAGCAATTTGAAAAACTTTATAAAACTATAGAAAAAGATGAAAAAATAAAGTTGAAAAAAGTTATAAAAGCTAGAGAGTTATTTAAAGAGATTATGAAAGTTCAGATAGAAACAGGAATGCCGTATATTTTCTTTAAAGATAGAGCTAACTTTATGAATCATAATAGTCACGCTGGAATGATAGGAAATGGAAATCTTTGTATGGAGAGTTTTTCAAACTTTTCTCCAAGTGTTAACTTTAAAGAAGAGGTTGTAGGAGAGAATGGAATTAGAAAAACTAAGCTAGGTGAAGTACATACTTGTAATTTAGTTTCTATGAATTTGGCAGAAATAGAAAAATATGAGTTAGAGGTAATCGTAGATACAGCAGTTAGAATTTTAGATAATACAATTGATTTAACAAAAACACCAATAAAGGAATCAGATAAACATAATTTATCTTATAGAACTATTGGAGTGGGAACAATGGGATTGGCAGACTATTTAGCAAGAGAATTTATGATATATGAGGAATCATTAAATGAAATAGATGAATTATTCCAAGAAATAGCTATGTATAGCATAAAAGCATCAGCACTTTTGGCTAAAGAAAGAGGGGCTTACCCTATGTTCAAAGGTTCTTTATGGGATCAAGGGTTATTTTTCCAAAAGAACAAACAATGGTATATGGAAAATTCAAATTTAGCAAAAGAATGGGATGAAGTTTTTCAATTAGTTGAAAATTATGGGTTGAGAAATGGTGAGTTGACAGCGATAGCTCCAAATACTTCAACATCTTTATTAATGGGATCCACAGCTTCAGTAAATCCAACTTTCTCAAGATTTTATATTGAAAAAAATCAAAAAGGAGCTGTTCCAAGAGTGGTTAAGCATTTAAAGGATAGAGCTTGGTTCTATCCAGAGTTTAAAAATGTAAATCCACAAACATATGTAAAAATAATGAGTAGAATAGGAAAATGGATAACTCAAGGAGTTTCTATGGAGTTAATTTTTGATTTAAATAAAGATATTAAAGCTAAAGATATATATGAAACTTTTTTAACAGCTTGGAAAGAAGGGTGTAAATCAGTTTATTATATAAGAACAATCCAAAGAAATACAAATATAGTTAATGAAAAAGAGGAGTGTGAAAGCTGTAGTGGATAG
- a CDS encoding thioredoxin domain-containing protein, with product MIKVFGKENCSKCEELKKILDNKEIEYEYTQDLKTLMIVASKARIMSAPVVEKDGKYYTMESFLEVL from the coding sequence ATGATAAAAGTATTCGGAAAAGAAAATTGTAGTAAATGTGAAGAATTAAAAAAAATTTTAGATAATAAAGAGATTGAATATGAGTATACACAAGATTTAAAAACACTTATGATTGTAGCTAGTAAAGCAAGAATAATGAGTGCTCCAGTAGTGGAAAAAGATGGAAAATATTACACTATGGAAAGCTTTTTAGAGGTTTTATAA
- the treR gene encoding trehalose operon repressor, with amino-acid sequence MAKSRYLEIYNFIKENINNGTYPPEEKIPSENQLKDIFSVSRNTVRKAIDLLASDGLLSSVHGKGVFVMKKIPVNFLLGGTESFKEASLKNSLKYKTSIPIFETLIVNEELNKKTHFPIGETIYHIIRIREISDEKVILDDNYFLKEIVEGLTASIAMDSVYEFLENKKGIKINGAQKIISVEPPNEEDKKYLDLRGNNLVAIVKNFAYLDNGTLFEYTESHHRSDKFVFSSYAKR; translated from the coding sequence ATGGCCAAAAGCAGATATTTAGAAATCTACAACTTTATTAAGGAAAATATAAATAATGGAACTTATCCACCAGAAGAAAAAATTCCATCTGAAAATCAATTGAAGGATATTTTTTCAGTTAGTAGGAATACAGTTCGAAAAGCTATTGATCTTTTGGCAAGTGATGGACTTTTGAGTTCAGTTCATGGGAAGGGAGTTTTTGTTATGAAAAAAATTCCTGTTAATTTTTTATTAGGTGGAACTGAGAGCTTTAAAGAAGCTTCTTTAAAAAATAGTTTAAAGTATAAAACATCCATTCCAATTTTTGAAACTCTAATTGTTAATGAGGAACTAAATAAAAAAACTCATTTTCCCATTGGTGAAACTATTTATCATATTATTAGAATACGAGAAATTAGTGACGAAAAAGTTATTTTAGATGATAACTATTTCTTAAAAGAGATTGTCGAAGGATTAACTGCTTCAATTGCTATGGATTCTGTATATGAATTTTTAGAAAATAAAAAAGGAATTAAAATAAATGGAGCTCAAAAAATAATCTCTGTTGAACCTCCTAATGAAGAGGATAAAAAATATTTAGATTTAAGAGGAAATAATCTTGTAGCTATTGTTAAAAACTTTGCTTACCTAGATAATGGAACTCTTTTTGAATATACTGAGTCTCACCATAGAAGTGATAAATTTGTTTTTAGTAGTTATGCTAAAAGATAA
- the treP gene encoding PTS system trehalose-specific EIIBC component, protein MGKYEKEAKEILDLIGGKNNLISTTHCVTRLRLVLKDESLVKKVELENSSLVKGVFSTSGQFQIIIGNQVKDLYKDFVIAAEISEATKEETKVAANEKMGRLQKIVGGFAEIFTPLLPVIIAGGLILGFRNIIGDLAIFGDGSQTLTSLNPKLAELHSFLWILGEAIFHFLPVGVTWSTVKKYGGTEILGIVLGITLVSPQLMNAYGYATAQATGTIPFWDFGFITIEKVGYQAQVIPAMLAGIFMAKLELFLRKHLSEILKMILLPFLVLFITVIVSYLVIGPVSRELGNYIAAIFNILLTGPFRVFGSILFGMLYAPLVITGVHHTFLAVDLQLIAQGGTMIWPMIALSNIAQGSAAVTIMFLNRKDEKLKSLSLSSAISAWLGVTEPAMFGVNLRFMYPFYGALIGSALAAIYSTLTGVLANSIGIGGLPAFLAIQPKFWINYIIAMSIAFIVPIVATYLLSKGKFAKK, encoded by the coding sequence ATGGGTAAATATGAAAAGGAAGCTAAAGAGATATTAGATTTAATCGGTGGAAAAAATAATCTAATTAGCACAACTCACTGCGTGACTAGACTTAGGTTAGTTTTAAAAGATGAAAGTTTAGTAAAAAAAGTAGAGCTAGAAAATAGTTCTTTGGTAAAGGGGGTTTTTTCAACCTCAGGACAATTTCAAATAATAATTGGAAATCAAGTTAAAGATTTATATAAAGATTTTGTAATAGCTGCAGAAATTTCAGAGGCAACTAAAGAGGAAACGAAAGTTGCTGCTAATGAAAAAATGGGAAGATTACAAAAAATTGTTGGTGGATTTGCAGAAATATTTACGCCACTTCTTCCAGTTATTATTGCAGGTGGATTGATATTAGGGTTCAGAAATATAATTGGAGATTTAGCAATATTCGGAGATGGAAGCCAAACTTTAACAAGTTTAAATCCTAAATTAGCAGAACTTCATAGTTTTTTATGGATTTTAGGTGAAGCTATATTCCACTTTTTACCAGTAGGAGTAACATGGTCTACAGTAAAAAAATATGGAGGAACAGAGATTTTGGGAATTGTTTTAGGAATAACATTAGTTTCTCCACAACTTATGAATGCTTATGGATATGCCACAGCTCAAGCTACAGGAACAATACCTTTCTGGGATTTTGGATTTATAACTATTGAAAAAGTTGGATACCAAGCTCAAGTTATCCCAGCTATGTTAGCAGGAATTTTTATGGCAAAATTAGAACTTTTTTTAAGGAAGCATCTTTCAGAAATTTTAAAAATGATATTACTTCCATTTTTAGTTTTATTTATAACTGTTATTGTTTCTTATTTAGTTATTGGGCCTGTATCTCGTGAGTTAGGAAATTATATTGCCGCAATATTCAATATCTTATTAACTGGTCCTTTTAGAGTATTTGGATCTATACTTTTTGGAATGCTTTATGCTCCTTTAGTTATCACAGGAGTACATCATACATTCTTAGCCGTAGATTTACAACTTATTGCTCAAGGTGGAACAATGATTTGGCCAATGATAGCTTTAAGTAATATAGCTCAAGGATCAGCAGCTGTAACAATTATGTTTTTAAATAGAAAGGATGAAAAATTAAAATCTTTATCACTATCATCAGCAATATCAGCTTGGTTAGGAGTAACTGAACCAGCTATGTTTGGAGTTAATTTAAGGTTTATGTATCCATTTTATGGAGCATTAATTGGTTCTGCTCTTGCTGCAATCTATTCGACTTTAACTGGAGTTTTAGCAAACTCAATTGGAATAGGTGGACTTCCTGCTTTTTTAGCTATTCAACCTAAATTTTGGATAAACTATATTATTGCTATGTCAATAGCTTTCATTGTCCCAATTGTAGCTACTTATTTACTAAGTAAAGGAAAATTTGCAAAAAAATAA
- the treC gene encoding alpha,alpha-phosphotrehalase, protein MLEKDWWKSATVYQIYPKSFCDSNDDGIGDMKGIINKLDYLKNLGVDVIWTTPMYVSPMMDNGYDIADYYNIDPIFGTMEDFHKLLDEIHKKDMKLIMDMVINHTSTEHFWFKEALKGPENRYHNYYIWKDGTPDQAPNNWASKFGGNAWQYVESLGKYYLHLFDVTQADLNWENSELRNDIYKMINFWLEKGVDGFRLDVINLISKNQNFPNDTYETAISDGRKFYTDGPKVHKFLKELTANTFGKYPGSLTVGEMSSTTIPHCIKYTNPNNKELSMVFNFHHLKVDYPNGEKWALGDMDFKSLKNIFFKWQVEMEIGNGWSAVFWCNHDQPRIVSRFGNEKYLKESGKMLGTAIHFLRGTPYIYQGEEIGMTNPHFETIDEYKDVESLNNYKLLLEKGKSIEEAIAILNQKSRDNSRTPIQWDKNKNAGFTSGTPWINVAKNYSTLNVENSLKDEDSVFYHYKKLIELRKDYKVISHGDFIPMYEENTQVFGYIRKFENEKLLVLNNFYEDEIEIEIPKEFIGKKILIKNYKDTLLESHILKLRAYESLAIYLK, encoded by the coding sequence ATGTTAGAAAAAGATTGGTGGAAAAGTGCCACGGTTTATCAAATATATCCAAAAAGTTTTTGCGATAGTAATGATGATGGAATAGGAGATATGAAAGGAATTATAAATAAGTTAGATTATCTAAAAAATTTAGGTGTAGATGTGATTTGGACAACACCTATGTATGTTTCACCAATGATGGACAATGGTTACGATATAGCTGACTATTATAATATTGACCCTATATTTGGTACTATGGAAGATTTTCATAAATTATTAGATGAGATACATAAAAAAGATATGAAATTGATAATGGATATGGTTATCAATCATACTTCTACAGAACACTTTTGGTTTAAAGAAGCTTTAAAAGGTCCAGAGAATAGATATCATAACTATTATATTTGGAAAGATGGAACGCCTGATCAGGCTCCTAATAATTGGGCTTCAAAATTTGGTGGTAATGCTTGGCAATATGTAGAGTCACTTGGAAAATATTATTTACATCTATTTGATGTTACTCAAGCTGATCTCAACTGGGAAAATTCAGAATTAAGAAATGATATCTATAAAATGATAAATTTCTGGCTAGAGAAAGGTGTTGATGGATTTAGATTAGATGTAATAAATTTGATTTCAAAAAATCAAAATTTTCCAAACGACACATATGAAACAGCTATATCAGATGGTAGAAAGTTTTATACTGATGGACCTAAAGTTCACAAATTTTTAAAAGAGTTAACAGCCAATACTTTTGGAAAATATCCAGGAAGTTTAACTGTAGGAGAAATGTCATCTACAACTATTCCTCATTGTATAAAGTATACAAATCCAAACAATAAAGAATTATCTATGGTATTTAATTTCCATCATTTAAAGGTAGATTATCCAAATGGAGAAAAGTGGGCTTTAGGAGATATGGATTTCAAGTCTTTAAAAAACATATTTTTTAAATGGCAAGTTGAAATGGAAATTGGAAATGGATGGAGTGCAGTATTTTGGTGTAATCATGATCAACCAAGGATAGTTTCTAGATTTGGAAACGAAAAATATTTAAAAGAATCTGGAAAAATGCTCGGAACAGCTATTCATTTTCTTCGTGGAACTCCATATATTTATCAAGGTGAAGAGATTGGAATGACAAATCCTCACTTTGAAACAATTGATGAATATAAAGATGTTGAATCTTTAAATAATTATAAATTACTTCTTGAAAAAGGTAAAAGTATAGAAGAAGCTATCGCAATTTTAAATCAAAAATCTAGAGATAACAGCAGAACTCCTATTCAATGGGATAAAAATAAAAATGCTGGATTTACTAGTGGTACACCATGGATAAATGTAGCAAAAAATTATTCTACATTAAACGTTGAAAATAGTTTAAAAGACGAAGACTCTGTTTTTTATCACTATAAAAAACTAATAGAATTAAGAAAAGATTATAAAGTTATTTCTCATGGAGATTTTATTCCCATGTACGAAGAAAATACTCAGGTATTTGGGTATATACGTAAATTCGAAAACGAGAAACTTTTAGTTTTAAATAATTTTTATGAAGATGAAATTGAAATTGAAATTCCAAAAGAATTTATAGGAAAAAAAATTTTAATAAAAAATTATAAAGATACTTTGTTAGAAAGTCATATTTTAAAATTAAGAGCTTACGAATCTTTAGCTATTTACTTAAAATAG
- a CDS encoding Fic family protein encodes MNNKLEKIYALKSELDHRRPLNQGEIKRIKENYIIKNTYNSNAIEGNTLTEMETRVIIETGITVAKKTLREHLEVKNHAEALFFIEDLKKATLSEYVIKSIHAIILDGIDRANAGKYRSVDVRIGGATHDVTNFHLIPQEMNDLLAWYTSEPITINRIIEFTCKFINIHPFIDGNGRTSRLLTNLELLKLGYPPITILATDRLEYYQALDKSYYGDYEEAYDFFYNCIIESLNEYLSFTN; translated from the coding sequence ATGAATAATAAATTAGAAAAAATTTATGCATTAAAAAGTGAACTAGATCATAGAAGACCTCTTAATCAAGGTGAAATAAAAAGAATAAAAGAAAATTATATAATTAAAAATACATATAACTCAAATGCTATTGAAGGAAATACTCTTACTGAAATGGAAACTAGAGTTATTATTGAAACTGGAATTACCGTTGCTAAAAAAACTTTGAGAGAGCACTTAGAAGTAAAAAACCATGCTGAGGCTTTATTTTTTATTGAAGATTTAAAAAAAGCAACTTTATCTGAATATGTTATAAAATCTATTCACGCTATTATTTTAGATGGAATTGATAGGGCTAATGCAGGAAAATATAGAAGTGTTGATGTTAGAATTGGAGGTGCTACTCACGATGTTACCAATTTTCATTTAATTCCTCAAGAAATGAATGATTTATTGGCTTGGTATACTTCAGAACCCATTACTATTAACAGAATTATTGAATTTACTTGTAAATTTATTAATATTCACCCATTCATTGATGGAAATGGTAGAACTTCTAGATTACTAACCAATTTAGAGCTTCTAAAACTTGGCTATCCTCCTATAACTATTTTAGCTACTGATAGATTAGAATACTATCAAGCTCTTGATAAAAGCTATTATGGAGATTATGAAGAAGCCTATGATTTCTTTTATAATTGTATAATTGAAAGTTTAAATGAATATTTAAGTTTTACTAATTAA
- the gloA2 gene encoding SMU1112c/YaeR family gloxylase I-like metalloprotein, with the protein MYLKKIHHVAIICSDYTKSKNFYTEILNLEIINETYRKERNSYKLDLAIGNCEIELFSFLESPKRLSYPEATGLRHLAFEVEDIFKMVEYLNSKEIQCEPIRVDEITGKRFTFFQDPDNLPLEIYEL; encoded by the coding sequence ATGTATTTAAAAAAAATTCATCATGTTGCAATAATTTGTTCTGATTATACAAAATCAAAAAACTTTTATACAGAAATTTTAAATCTTGAAATTATAAACGAGACTTATCGTAAAGAGAGAAACTCATATAAATTAGATTTAGCAATTGGGAACTGTGAAATTGAACTTTTTTCTTTTTTAGAGTCTCCTAAAAGATTGAGCTATCCAGAAGCTACAGGGTTACGTCACTTAGCTTTTGAAGTTGAAGATATATTTAAAATGGTGGAATATTTAAATTCTAAAGAGATACAATGTGAACCTATTAGAGTTGATGAAATAACAGGTAAAAGATTTACATTTTTTCAAGACCCTGATAATCTTCCACTTGAAATTTATGAGTTGTAA